A stretch of the Nakaseomyces glabratus chromosome L, complete sequence genome encodes the following:
- the LAM6 gene encoding Lam6p (CAGL0L13134g~Ortholog(s) have sterol transporter activity, role in intracellular sterol transport and ER-mitochondrion membrane contact site, mitochondrion, nucleus-vacuole junction, vacuole-mitochondrion membrane contact site localization) gives MEDYVSPYMGLKKSNTSLYKADPAHPKLSEVNSVSSSPARSLEELSVADSNEGKDSLQVNDSSDLNPENKSRSPTFFDSMVPAFLHRKTVVTTNGSTSNSGSDAATFSKSTFANGYHSSDLFADSKYHYASDKRDEAFHAIFRSIPSTDRLIDDFGCLMHKSHTYNGRIYISENHLSFNSSFVDWMNKVTIPLVDIKHIEKTLSSSIGGTITQAITIEGADDSIYVLTGFISTDVTFDILMTVWSERNKIHQDNTNVVVPKIVHPEKVGAAEVNGLSASNLTSRRSSTSSSPLQKLIDGPLFIDNSGTLKRSFQRLLTTPDNVGNLNNNDDIINKAILSIDETELVTDNVNESSGSSSDTEGEGSADFVQDYKITKELRVHKLKPSCPIVYNGPLYFKKTEFDYSPEDNDEHVLKEITLDAPPGLVFEIIFSETEPSFHNQYLKELDSSSISEFGSFDKIENERGFTYIKALNYSVGPKSTKCVVLEKLISKDYKNAINVVVETKTPNVPSGNNFSTKTRYMFRWNDATSCSMKISYWVEWTGSSWIKGMIESSCKTGQIEAADVIEKLLRTYLKENSIDEVVTLAEETETKEKQKLNGNDGGAPKDEKTTSTTKKTEITVKKTPPTVKWFTWILIGLLVTVIVLLLLNLTATFSLQKKIDKLLIHSISSEALKSSHLLDVPAGRKNILESSNGFERELLLLLKDFARRRDDIQDLNPEMISRIYSIIRNWNV, from the coding sequence ATGGAGGATTATGTCTCGCCCTATATGGGTTTAAAGAAGTCCAATACGTCTTTATACAAGGCTGATCCAGCTCACCCTAAACTGTCTGAGGTTAATTCTGTCTCAAGTTCACCAGCAAGGAGCTTAGAAGAACTGAGTGTAGCTGATTCCAACGAGGGAAAGGATTCTCTTCAAGTCAATGATAGCTCAGACTTGAACCCCGAGAATAAGTCGAGAAGCCCCACATTTTTTGACTCAATGGTGCCAGCTTTCCTGCATAGGAAAACTGTAGTTACTACAAATGGTTCCACATCGAACTCTGGATCAGACGCGGCCACTTTCAGCAAGAGCACATTTGCCAATGGCTACCATTCTTCAGATTTATTTGCAGACTCGAAATATCACTATGCATCAGACAAAAGAGATGAGGCATTCCATGCTATTTTCAGGTCAATTCCAAGCACTGATAGACTAATAGATGATTTCGGTTGTCTGATGCACAAATCACATACTTATAACGGTAGGATTTACATCTCCGAGAACCACCTGTCGTTCAACTCGTCCTTTGTGGACTGGATGAACAAGGTTACTATTCCCTTGGTTGATATCAAGCACATTGAAAAGAccttatcatcatcaattggAGGAACCATAACACAAGCTATCACTATAGAGGGAGCAGACGACAGCATCTATGTGTTGACAGGATTCATCTCCACGGATGTGACATTTGATATACTAATGACTGTTTGGtcagaaagaaataagaTACATCAGGACAATACCAACGTGGTTGTCCCTAAGATTGTACACCCAGAAAAGGTGGGAGCCGCCGAGGTCAATGGATTAAGTGCAAGTAATCTGACCTCTAGAAGATCATCCACATCATCATCACCGTTGCAAAAGCTTATTGATGGTCCATTATTTATTGATAACTCTGGAACGCTGAAACGTAGTTTCCAAAGGTTGTTGACTACTCCTGATAATGTAGGGAACCTTAACAATAACGATGATATCATTAATAAAGCTATTCTCTCTATTGATGAAACTGAATTAGTTACGGACAATGTCAATGAGTCCTCAGGTAGTTCGTCTGATACTGAAGGAGAAGGTTCGGCGGATTTTGTACAAGATTACAAGATTACCAAGGAACTGCGTGTTCATAAACTTAAGCCATCATGTCCGATAGTATACAATGGCCCATTGTATTTCAAGAAGACTGAATTCGACTATTCTCCGGAAGATAATGACGAACACGTTCTTAAGGAGATTACGTTAGATGCTCCCCCAGGTCTGgtatttgaaattattttcaGTGAGACTGAGCCATCATTTCACAATCAATATCTGAAAGAACTGGACTCTTCAAGTATTTCTGAATTTGGGtcttttgacaaaattgaaaatgagaGAGGCTTCACATATATTAAAGCACTGAATTACTCTGTTGGACCCAAGTCTACTAAATGTGTTGTACTTGAGAAACTTATAAGTAAAGACTATAAAAATGCAATTAATGTGGTTGTGGAAACAAAGACGCCCAATGTCCCAAGCGGAAACAATTTCTCCACAAAGACAAGGTATATGTTTAGATGGAATGATGCTACAAGCTGTAGCatgaaaatatcatattGGGTAGAATGGACAGGTTCAAGTTGGATAAAAGGTATGATAGAATCCTCCTGTAAAACAGGACAGATTGAAGCAGCTGACGTGATAGAAAAATTGTTAAGAACATATTTGAAGGAGAATTCTATTGATGAAGTCGTAACTCTTGCCgaagaaactgaaacaAAGGAAAAGCAAAAGTTAAATGGCAATGATGGTGGTGCACCAAAGGATGAAAAAACTACCTCAACTACAAAGAAAACCGAGATAACTGTAAAAAAGACTCCTCCAACTGTGAAATGGTTTACTTGGATATTAATTGGTTTACTAGTTACAGTTATTGTCCTACTACTATTAAATTTAACTGCCACCTTTTCcttgcaaaagaaaatcgATAAGCTATTAATACATTCTATAAGTTCTGAAGCATTAAAGTCTTCACATTTGCTTGATGTTCCAgctggaagaaaaaatatactagAAAGTAGTAACGGTTTTGAGAGAGAGCTTCTCCTTTTATTAAAGGACTTCGCAAGACGCAGAGACGATATCCAGGACCTGAATCCCGAAATGATATCCAgaatatattcaataatAAGAAACTGGAACGTTTGA
- the RFU1 gene encoding Rfu1p (CAGL0L13156g~Ortholog(s) have enzyme inhibitor activity, role in ubiquitin recycling and endosome localization): MKSTQQLGQEAREFEFNPNIPLHLYLKTCVTLLNNASECFQRGDKSLSYFYYFRYVDLCTNKLPNHPTIRSTSTGLDNDSKLYVQEYKQLLRLEVPHILKIMEELKTELDAMYERHKVSLANNIASPISYKHNNRMDALLHDYYTERGCTGHSMQHKTSLHKNENFNERINLMKDSFMGRAPNGSQEVRNVSNTFYPDLPTLS, from the coding sequence ATGAAGAGTACACAACAACTTGGGCAAGAGGCTCGCGAATTTGAGTTCAATCCAAACATCCCACTCCATCTGTACCTGAAGACATGCGTCACCTTGCTGAATAATGCGTCGGAATGTTTTCAACGTGGTGACAAGTCTTTATCATACTTCTATTATTTTCGATATGTGGACCTCTGCACAAATAAGCTTCCCAATCATCCAACTATAAGGTCAACTAGCACTGGATTGGATAATGATAGTAAACTATACGTCCAAGAATACAAACAGCTTCTGCGGTTGGAAGTACCCCATatattgaagataatggaagaattgaaaacagaGCTCGATGCCATGTACGAAAGGCACAAAGTCTCACTGGCAAATAATATTGCTAGTCCAATTTCGTATAAGCATAACAATAGGATGGATGCCTTATTGCATGACTACTACACAGAAAGAGGTTGTACAGGACATTCAATGCAGCACAAAACTAGCCTGCACAAGAACGAAAATTTCAACGAAAGGATAAACTTAATGAAGGATAGTTTTATGGGTAGAGCACCTAATGGTTCCCAAGAAGTCAGAAATGTCTCAAATACATTTTATCCTGATCTACCGACTCTATCATAA
- the FMP25 gene encoding Fmp25p (CAGL0L13178g~Ortholog(s) have role in mitochondrial respiratory chain complex III assembly and integral component of mitochondrial inner membrane localization) has protein sequence MMLSRVSARLPRCLIAHSRRLYSMTPQFDESEMFGEKLEGKPYKAKRLNKFDYDWTKDVKHQASQEEIESRYVKMMKLNAIFKGLGLFVLIGGGATLYLSWPNIKSKYIMLGKSNQLPSDGSEAIFAKKEPVLVGNVSKEGTHVLMFGQMNKSTIPKAIKEAFNKELKDLIILDDKKKCLGVDQAGNLVDILSDDVILRGQKLEQLKLSGKTIYALNKDGKILIIPVGHIDNLSKYLDYHRSWLFPWRKYPVYNNQIDINHVFNTRKGEKKISQFDVGKDHLVLISNHGKAYTCSTDGSDGNKESFGQFGIPYFSKFDTFPVAHELHEIEMLNNSFDQSGKVISKSIEQVACGDYHTLARDSLGNLYSFGWNRFGQLAMPISYKSESIPYPKIINGAFNAHFPGANALDIKCIDLNCSAETSYVTMKASPKSGHIVGESKKAIDMNKEHYFAFGNGLEGELGNGIYKNSQQEPTRIKFENAKPVGDIKVKQWYTGPHHVICKLDDGRLVAWGRNDSGQLGIGKKIKQSKPTNVPAVLLQGQSKKLSDLSETIITLNPNERVFTSSSTSCIYNY, from the coding sequence ATGATGTTGTCTAGGGTATCCGCGAGATTGCCAAGATGCTTGATTGCCCATTCGCGGCGACTCTATAGCATGACTCCGCAATTTGATGAAAGTGAGATGTTTGGTGAGAAACTGGAAGGTAAGCCATACAAGGCCAAGAGATTGAACAAATTTGATTACGACTGGACCAAAGATGTGAAACATCAAGCCTCTCAGGAGGAGATTGAGTCGCGCTAtgtgaagatgatgaaactTAACGCTATTTTCAAGGGATTAGGGTTGTTTGTCTTAATTGGTGGTGGAGCAACACTGTACCTAAGTTGGCCTAATATAAAAAGCAAATATATAATGCTAGGTAAGAGCAATCAACTACCTAGCGATGGCTCTGAGGCTATTTTTGCCAAGAAAGAGCCCGTTTTGGTAGGGAATGTATCCAAAGAAGGCACACATGTTCTGATGTTTGGACAGATGAATAAGTCAACCATCCCCAAAGCTATTAAAGAAGCATTCAACAAGGAACTAAAAGATCTCATTATCTTAGatgataagaaaaaatgTCTAGGTGTTGATCAAGCAGGTAATTTAGTTGATATACTCTCCGATGATGTTATTTTAAGAGGACAGAAGCTTgaacaattgaaattatCCGGTAAGACTATTTATGCATTGAACAAAGACGGTaagattttgataatacCTGTGGGGCACATTGATAATTTGTCCAAATATTTGGACTACCATAGATCTTGGCTGTTCCCTTGGCGTAAGTACCCGGTTTACAATAACCAAATTGATATTAATCATGTATTTAATACTAGGAAAGGTGAGAAAAAGATTTCTCAGTTTGATGTTGGTAAAGATCATTTAGTCCTAATATCTAACCATGGTAAGGCCTATACCTGTTCGACTGATGGATCGGATGGAAATAAAGAGTCATTTGGTCAATTCGGGATTCCctatttttcaaaatttgatacCTTTCCAGTAGCGCACGAACTccatgaaattgaaatgcTAAATAACTCATTCGACCAATCAGGCAAAGTCATCAGCAAGTCCATCGAACAAGTTGCATGTGGAGACTATCACACATTAGCCAGAGACTCGTTAGGAAACTTGTATAGTTTCGGATGGAATAGGTTCGGTCAATTGGCTATGCCAATTTCATATAAATCTGAATCAATTCCTTACCCAAAGATTATCAATGGTGCATTCAACGCCCATTTCCCTGGGGCAAATGCGCTGGATATAAAATGCATAGATTTGAATTGCAGTGCTGAAACGTCTTATGTCACAATGAAAGCGTCGCCTAAATCTGGGCATATTGTTGGTGAAAGtaaaaaagcaattgacATGAATAAAGAACATTATTTTGCATTTGGTAATGGATTGGAAGGGGAATTAGGCAATGGTATCTATAAAAACTCTCAGCAAGAACCAACCCGgataaaatttgaaaacGCAAAACCTGTCGGCGACATTAAAGTGAAGCAGTGGTACACTGGGCCACATCATGTAATTTGCAAACTTGACGATGGTCGTTTGGTAGCATGGGGGAGAAATGATTCCGGTCAATTGGGTATAGGTAAAAAGATTAAGCAAAGCAAACCCACAAATGTACCAGCAGTTCTACTACAAGGACAATCGAAGAAATTATCTGATTTAAGTGAAACGATAATAACTTTAAACCCCAATGAGAGAGTTTTCACTAGTTCATCAACGTCATGTATATATAACTATTAA
- the BOS1 gene encoding Bos1p (CAGL0L13200g~Ortholog(s) have SNAP receptor activity and role in ER to Golgi vesicle-mediated transport, vesicle fusion with Golgi apparatus) translates to MNALYIHAQKQKTQLQQDIAKFEQDNLTAPISLQGSISATLVAFEKTIEQYKQHFDKRRAGGSNDEEQLDPKYELRLVSLKKDHKDFDAKFKELKQKYNENNARSKLFESPLDAQTGGESVMNQRRTATNDHTSQPGNTSSNYGLPMYDGLQKEQSIFQRGNAQLDMILEMGQQSLDDIMEQNQILLKVQDQMSRSLRTLGVSEETIQTINKRVFKDKLIFILIIFLFLVGVYYVLKWFR, encoded by the coding sequence ATGAACGCTCTGTATATACACGCGCAGAAGCAGAAGACGCAGTTGCAGCAGGATATCGCGAAGTTTGAGCAGGATAACTTGACAGCGCCGATCTCTTTGCAAGGCTCCATATCCGCGACGCTGGTGGCATTCGAGAAGACCATCGAGCAGTACAAGCAGCACTTCGACAAGCGGAGAGCCGGTGGAAGTAATGACGAGGAGCAGCTGGATCCCAAGTACGAGCTGCGGTTGGTGTCGCTGAAGAAGGATCACAAGGACTTCGACGCGAAGTTCAAGGAATTGAAGCAGAAATACAACGAGAATAACGCCAGGAGTAAGCTGTTCGAGTCACCGCTGGATGCACAGACCGGTGGAGAGTCTGTGATGAATCAGAGGAGAACCGCTACCAATGACCACACATCGCAACCTGGGAACACTTCTAGTAACTATGGTCTACCGATGTATGATGGGTTGCAGAAGGAACAATCTATATTCCAGAGAGGTAACGCACAGCTGGACATGATCTTGGAAATGGGACAACAATCGCTGGATGATATTATGGAACAAAACCAAATCCTACTGAAAGTCCAAGATCAAATGTCTCGTAGCTTAAGGACTTTGGGTGTCTCCGAAGAAACAATCCAAACCATCAATAAACGTGTGTTCAAGGATAAATTGATAttcatattaataatatttttgtttctggTCGGTGTCTACTACGTACTAAAATGGTTCAGATAA
- the SIC1 gene encoding cyclin-dependent protein serine/threonine kinase inhibiting protein SIC1 (CAGL0L13222g~Ortholog(s) have cyclin-dependent protein serine/threonine kinase inhibitor activity) — translation MTPSTPPRSRQRRHDSGSLEMHGYGDSVMGTPQRSQLLAPVTPSTVQKFKSVPALQPQKTTFNGLKSPERSPFPLQGRRGSVKRTFGDDAGAGCDSGCDSLLGDASGKYKSITKTLFAEETEPLFPPETSTSPSRSSSPLQLPKLQLSHIRDAENDEQIRKMAKQVPGTPSDKVITFEMAQDWNNVSSKDGTTNSDTEDDLLVTKKPLKNPFASDDVIDETERRRRHNQLLKENPELESTISYVNKNGEVVKQRHLSLEDQIRYKPRALFTKEIEELKRDKK, via the coding sequence ATGACACCTTCTACTCCGCCTAGGTCGAGACAGAGAAGGCACGATTCCGGGTCGCTGGAAATGCATGGGTATGGGGACTCTGTGATGGGTACGCCGCAGCGGTCGCAGCTGCTGGCGCCTGTGACGCCATCCACGGTGCAGAAGTTCAAGAGTGTGCCTGCCCTGCAGCCGCAGAAGACTACGTTTAACGGGCTGAAGTCGCCGGAGAGGTCGCCGTTCCCGCTGCAAGGTAGGCGTGGGTCTGTGAAGAGGACGTTTGGTGACGACGCGGGGGCCGGGTGTGACTCCGGGTGTGACTCTCTGCTGGGCGACGCGAGCGGGAAGTATAAGAGCATCACAAAGACGCTGTTTGCGGAGGAGACAGAGCCCCTGTTTCCGCCCGAGACGTCGACGTCACCTTCCCGGTCTTCGTCGCCTCTGCAACTGCCTAAGTTGCAATTGAGCCACATTCGCGATGCAGAAAACGACGAACAGATAAGGAAGATGGCAAAGCAAGTGCCCGGTACTCCCAGTGACAAAGTGATCACTTTCGAGATGGCTCAGGATTGGAATAACGTCTCGAGCAAAGACGGCACGACGAACTCCGACACCGAGGATGATCTCCTGGTGACTAAGAAGCCATTGAAGAACCCGTTCGCATCGGATGATGTTATAGATGAAACAGAGCGCAGAAGAAGACATAACCAACTGCTGAAAGAAAACCCTGAGCTGGAGTCTACGATATCGTACGTGAATAAGAACGGCGAGGTGGTGAAGCAGAGGCACCTGTCTCTAGAGGACCAAATCAGATATAAACCAAGAGCACTATTCActaaagaaattgaagaacttaAGAGAGACAAGAAATAG